The sequence TGGTCTTTAAACTCTGAGCTACTTAGTATATATGCAATACCCGAGTTGTCATCACTCCAAACCGCACCATTAATCTGAATTCTATTATTCCAAGTACCGCAAGAAATCAGAAAAAGGATTATAAACAGAACAATAAGAGTAGTTTGTTTCAGCATTTCATCACCCAGTGTATTTAAGTAAGAAAGGAAACTTTATTCTATATGTTAATCACTGGATACATTGAAAACAACGAACGAACAGGTAAAATACGATTGACCGGTTTTTGAATAGAATTCTGTCCTGCACCGTGCCCCAGACAACAGGACCCTATCTCTGTCTCTTTCCCTAACGTTCGCTTGCATTAAGCCGCTCACGCCAAGGGAAAGAGAACGCCTTGGTCACAGCTTGGCAGGGCATTGTTGTTAGATGTTAACGATTTAACCTCGTTGCGAAGGTCCATCTTCGCAACGGAGTCGGTGAAGCTCCAGCTTCTGATGTCTAATCTATAATCTATGAACCTGAACGTCAGCACTAGAGCTGGAGCTAGGTAATTAGTATTGACATGATATAGCTTCCTTGTTACGTTCCGACGCGGAGCAGTCGGAACGAGAGTCAAAAAATCATAGCTATCCTATAATCCTGCTAATCAGGGTTCAAAACGGATGCATTTGAGACATGCCCCATTTTTTCTCCAATCCGTGACCAACCGAACAATCCATGTCATACAAGTTCCATCTCTTACGGTTTTTAGAACTTTTGTGGCAAATTAATATCTCGAAAAAGGAATCGAAAAAACTCACCTTTTGGTTTAGCAAGTCTTAACTTTGTCTTGCAAACATATAGAAGCAATTAACCATGTCTGAAAAATTTACGCTGCCGGAGTCATCTCGAATTCTAGAACAAATTAGTGCGAAGAAAGCCATTGGCTTAATCGCCGGACTCAGTGTAATAGCTGTTCTGCTCCTCTTTTGGCTGATCTATTTTAAAGAAGGAGCTGAGGCACCTGTTCCGTGGATAAAGAATTTGTCAGCTGTAAATGCTGCGCTGAATTCTCTGAGTACGATCTTTCTTTTATTAGCTTTTCGTGAAATAAAGCGCAGAGATTTCCAAAAACATATGCGTTTTAATCTTGCCGCTTTTGTGACCTCTTCATTATTTCTGGTCAGCTACGTAGTGTATCATCACTTTGTGGGAGATACCAAGTTTATGGGAGAAGGATTTATTCGTCCTATCTACTTCTTCATATTAATAAGTCACATTGTGCTTTCTGTTTTTGTAGTCCCGCTGGTTCTTTCAAGCTTCTACTTTTCGTTGAGCGGGAAATTTGAAACCCATAAAAAAGTATCACGCTGGACATTCCCCATCTGGTTGTATGTCTCGGTTACCGGAGTGATTGTTTTCTTTATGCTGAAAATCTGGGGATAGAGAACAGATTGTCTCAGATTTGTTCAACTTCCTCCCGGCGTTGCTCCTCCAGCCATCAAATAAATCCCTAAAGCTATAAGCACCAGCGCCAGTGATACTTGTAATTTACTGGCTTTAATTCGTTGTGCGATGTACCACCCGGATATGGTTCCTATTAATAATGGAATGGTCAGAAATAATGCGAGATACCAGTCAACGGCTCCATGAATCATATAGCCTACCGTAGCAAAGCCAGAAATAAATATGGATTGAACCTGAGCGAGGGCGACCGACAATAACATCGGCACGCCTAATACGACCATCAACGGCACGGCGAGTACGGGTCCGCCAACACCCAATAACCCTCCGGGCAATCCCACTGCGAGTCCAACGCCAGCGAGTCCCAGTAATCCCTTTGTAGAATCAATTTGTAATCGACTATCTGGTTTAAGTTTTTTTTTCTGTCGATATAAGATGAGCAGCCCGGTAAATAGAACAAATAGCCCTAGTAGCACAGCAAAGGCAGAGGCATTTAATAGAGTATTGATTTGAGCTCCGGCAAAAGCTCCAATAACAGAAGTGAGGCTTAAAATACCGGCGGCTTTACCCGCTACTTTCCCTTTCAGTTCTCCGGATCGGAGATAACCAAGGCTACCAACTATTCCAGTTGCAATGAATGTAGCACTGGCTGTTCCTGCAACTGTGCTGGGATCAAGAGGGAGCATCGCAAATAGGGCAATGGTCACAAATATCCCTCCCGGGCCAATGGTTGTGATACAAATTCCACCCACCAGTGCAATGATGAGCAAAAGGATCATAATCTCCACGCTCATTGTGGTCACTGCTGATAAAAGTACGCTGAGAAAAAAGCTCATCTATTCCAGGTAGCGTTGTATATATTTATGAAAACATACCGCCAAAGATAGCCGATAAGACACCTTGCACAGAATTTATTGCAATGTATCCAGAAAACAGTACAAGCATGAAATTGGCGGTATTCAGCTTCCAAGAGTTCGTATTTTCGCCCATCAGTTTTTTATCGTTCATAGCCCAGAATAACAATGCGGCTGTTATGGGGAGGCCAAATACTCCATTATAAGCGGGAAAAAGTGTAATCATTTCCACAACACTGAGACCGGTTACGTTGGCGACGAGTGGAGAAAACATCCCAATCAAAATACCTCCAGCAAAAATTAGCTTGAAGCTTTTGCTTGTTCCTTCTTTATGATCGATGCCCCGAGCTTCCAGAATCATATAGGGAATCGTCCACATAATCGGGACAATACTATTGAAGGCGGCCGCGATAACCCCAATCAAAAATACAATCATTGCCCAGCGGCCCAGTACAATTTCGAGCGCTTCACCCGGAGCCACAAAAGTAGTAAGTTCAGTATAGCCAGCCGGACGTAATACTGCTGCAGATACAATGATAATCGCTACCGTAATCAAACCTCCAACGGTGTATCCCATGGTGAGATCGGTGCGCATGTTCTTGACGTGTTTGTCGCTGTTCCAACCTTTGCGCTTAACTAGAATAGATTCCAGGAAAAAATTAGGCCATAAAGCAGTTGTACCTAAAATAGCAGCTCCCAAAAGCATAGCTCCGGTATCTGGTATGGATGGAATAAAGCCTTTTGCGACTTCAGTCATTTCAGGTCCGCTTGCACCGGCTACTACCAAATAAAGTATCAGCAGTAAAAACATCATTCCAGTCATTACTTTTTCTACATAACCATAGTGCAGAACTCCAACAATGATGGCTAGGATACCCGTTACAACGGCCAATGGTTGCCAGCTCACAGCTCCGCCCGTGAGTACTTCAAAACTCATTCCAACTGCTGCAGTGAGGGCGAGAGTCCAGGCAATACAACCCACGGAAAGGAATAAGGCAAGTGTTAAAGCTCCGTTTTTACCGATTTTTTTTCGGATGAAGGTCATCAGGGTGTCTCCATAAATGCCGAGCCGTGCACTCATATCTTGCGCCATAAAGCCAAGAAGCACAGCTCCGATTACGGCCCATATTAAGACGTAGCCATATTCCACGCCGGCCTGACTCGCTATAAAAATGGAACCACTACCAAAGTAGCTGGCCACCATGATGAACGACAGTCCATATTTGTCAAAAAAGTTTGCAAAGAATTCCTTCATGTATCAGAAGTGGTTAAAATATTCGAAGAGATTTTTATGAAGTAATAGACTTAGAGCATGCGCAAGGAAGGGAATGTGTAGTACTTAATCCTTCAATTAGTAAACAAAAAATGCAGCAACGCTTATATAAAAATGCTAAAGCCGAGCCAATGGTAAGGATTTAAAGAGTAAGTCCGAAATGAAAAACCCTCAATATGGAAGATCTGAGGAGGTTTTTATGTTTTTTAAAATTTGAAAGGTCATTTCACGAAATCTTAATAAACAACCGGTATCATCATTTTCGAAAAAACTATGAGAAATGATGAATACCCAGTTAATCAGAAAATACAACGTACCGGGTCCGCGCTATACCAGTTATCCAACAGTTCCCTATTGGGATGAATACGGAATAAGGGCTAAGGATTGGAAGTCTACATTAAATAGGTCATTCCTGGATAGCTATGCAGAGGGAATCAGTCTTTACATTCACCTTCCGTTTTGTGAAAGCATGTGTACGTTTTGCGGATGCCACAAACAGATTACAAAAAGGCACGATGTTGAGGATCCTTATATAAAGACTATCCTAAAAGAGTGGCAGCTGTATCTTGATGTTCTTCCGCTCACCCCACAAATCCGTCAAATACATCTTGGCGGGGGCACACCTACTTTCTTTAGTGCATCAAACCTGGAGCGACTGATAAGTGGAATTCTGGATCAAGCTGAACTTTGTGATGATTATGAATTCAGTTTTGAGGGACATCCAAATAATACCACTAAAGAGCATTTGCAGACTTTATATAATCTGGGCTTTAGGAGAGTGTCTTATGGAGTGCAGGATTATAACCCAGAGGTTCAATTTGCCATCAATCGCATTCAACCCTTTGAAAATGTAAAGAGGGTACAAGAATGGTCCCGGGAAATCGGGTACACCTCAATTAACCATGATTTAGTTTTTGGGTTACCCCATCAAAGTCTGGATAGCGTAAAGCATACGATAGAGAAAACGAACGAGCTTCGTCCCGACCGGATAGCCTTTTATAGTTACGCCCACGTGCCTTGGATAAAAGGAAACGGGCAACGGGGGTTTAATGATAATGACCTTCCAAAAGCGGATGAAAAAAGAGCGCTTTATGAGCTCGGTAAACAAATGTTTTTTGATCATGACTACCGTGAAATCGGGATGGATCACTTTGCGCTGCCTTCGGATTCTTTATTTGAAGCCATGACCATCAAGGATCTGAATCGAAACTTTATGGGGTATACCGCAGGCTCAACAAAAGTACTAATTGGGTTGGGCATGTCGGCCATAAGTGATAGCTGGTATAGTTTTGCGCAAAACGAAAAGAAGCTCAAAGATTACCAGTCCAGAGTTGAAGAAGGGGAGCTTCCCATTTTTCGAGGTCATTTACTTTCGGATGAGGACCTGCTTCAGCGTGAGAATATTATGAACATGATGTGCCGTTTTCAAACAGAGTATTTGGGAGATCAGTATCTATTTGAGGAAATCAGGGAAAACCTGCAGGAGCTTGAAGAAGATGGTCTGGTAGAAATTATGGGTAGAAGAATCACCTTAACGGAAGAAGGAATTCCCTTTGTTCGGAATGTTTGCATGGCTTTTGACCGTAAGCTTCATCAAAGTAAACCTGAGAAAAAATTGTTTTCCCAAACAGTATAAATGCTCCATAAACACCAATCTTCATTCAACCTT comes from Balneola sp. and encodes:
- a CDS encoding permease produces the protein MSFFLSVLLSAVTTMSVEIMILLLIIALVGGICITTIGPGGIFVTIALFAMLPLDPSTVAGTASATFIATGIVGSLGYLRSGELKGKVAGKAAGILSLTSVIGAFAGAQINTLLNASAFAVLLGLFVLFTGLLILYRQKKKLKPDSRLQIDSTKGLLGLAGVGLAVGLPGGLLGVGGPVLAVPLMVVLGVPMLLSVALAQVQSIFISGFATVGYMIHGAVDWYLALFLTIPLLIGTISGWYIAQRIKASKLQVSLALVLIALGIYLMAGGATPGGS
- a CDS encoding iron transporter, with the translated sequence MKEFFANFFDKYGLSFIMVASYFGSGSIFIASQAGVEYGYVLIWAVIGAVLLGFMAQDMSARLGIYGDTLMTFIRKKIGKNGALTLALFLSVGCIAWTLALTAAVGMSFEVLTGGAVSWQPLAVVTGILAIIVGVLHYGYVEKVMTGMMFLLLILYLVVAGASGPEMTEVAKGFIPSIPDTGAMLLGAAILGTTALWPNFFLESILVKRKGWNSDKHVKNMRTDLTMGYTVGGLITVAIIIVSAAVLRPAGYTELTTFVAPGEALEIVLGRWAMIVFLIGVIAAAFNSIVPIMWTIPYMILEARGIDHKEGTSKSFKLIFAGGILIGMFSPLVANVTGLSVVEMITLFPAYNGVFGLPITAALLFWAMNDKKLMGENTNSWKLNTANFMLVLFSGYIAINSVQGVLSAIFGGMFS
- the hemN gene encoding oxygen-independent coproporphyrinogen III oxidase, coding for MMNTQLIRKYNVPGPRYTSYPTVPYWDEYGIRAKDWKSTLNRSFLDSYAEGISLYIHLPFCESMCTFCGCHKQITKRHDVEDPYIKTILKEWQLYLDVLPLTPQIRQIHLGGGTPTFFSASNLERLISGILDQAELCDDYEFSFEGHPNNTTKEHLQTLYNLGFRRVSYGVQDYNPEVQFAINRIQPFENVKRVQEWSREIGYTSINHDLVFGLPHQSLDSVKHTIEKTNELRPDRIAFYSYAHVPWIKGNGQRGFNDNDLPKADEKRALYELGKQMFFDHDYREIGMDHFALPSDSLFEAMTIKDLNRNFMGYTAGSTKVLIGLGMSAISDSWYSFAQNEKKLKDYQSRVEEGELPIFRGHLLSDEDLLQRENIMNMMCRFQTEYLGDQYLFEEIRENLQELEEDGLVEIMGRRITLTEEGIPFVRNVCMAFDRKLHQSKPEKKLFSQTV